GCATCATGGGCAGCGAAGATGAAGGCTGCCGAAGACGAGGCGGCAAGGGCGGTGGCTGCAAAATAACGCGAGCGTGATGCGCGTGTGCCCGGAACGGCATCTATTCTTTCGTGGGCGGCCTATGATCAGTTGGTGGCGACAGCAGCCGTTTCTGGTGACGAAGATGAGGCAGCTAGCGCGGCTGGCGCGGGAGAGTCACGCACGGCCAATGACAGGCACACCGCAACCTGCTGTACTCGTTGGGCCCGACGAACTGGGCGTGACATTTATTGGGCACTCGTCGTTTATGGTGCAAATCGGCGGGCGTCGTGTGTTGATTGATCCTGTCTTTGCTAACCATTTGATTTTGTTGCGCAGGCAGCGGCGCGCAGGGCTGCGCATTGATGAGCTGCCGCCGATTGACATTGTGCTGTTGACCCACGCACACATGGACCATCTGAACATCACGTCACTCCGGCGCATTATTCGATCCACGCGCCGACAGACGGGCCAGACTCCTGAGGTCGTTGTGCCTGAAGGCGTTGAGGACCTGGTCGCGGGGCTGGGGTTTCGTAAGGTACGACGGCTGGCGTGGTGGCACATGGCCGAGGTGCAAGGGCTCGAAATCACGATGACTCCGTGCAAGCACTGGGGTGCACGCATGTTTCGCGACACGTATCGGGGATACGGCGGGTACGTGATCCGGTTCGGGAAGCAGAGCGTGTACCACTCAGGCGACACGGCTTACTTTACTGGCTTCCGCGAGATTGGAGAGCGCCTGACGCCACGTGTTGCTCTGATGCCAATCGGAGCCTATTTTCCTGACAGCTATCGTGTCGTACACACCAGCCCCGAGGATGCGCTGCGCGGCTTTGTCGAGATGGATGCAGAGCGCATGGTGCCGATGCACTTCGGGACCTTTCAATTAGGGCGCGAGCCGATGGACGAGCCGGTTAAGCGGCTGCTTGAAGAAGCAAAGCGGCTAGGGATCTCGCAAAAGATCAAGGTGCTGGAAGAAGGCGAGACCATGCGGGTGTTTCCGCACTGAAAGCGCCGCTATGCGTTTGGGGAACCGAGGTCGAGCGGCTTTGCGCCCGGTTGATCGGACCAGCCGGGCAGGTCTTGTGAGCCTGTGATGAGGCGCACACCGTCGTTGAAGGTGACGTACGTCCACGCCCACTGGCTGAAAACCGCAAGCCGGTTGCGGAAGCCGATAAGAAAAAAGACATGGACGACGAGCCAGACGAACCATGCGGGAAAGCCGCTCCAGCGTCCTTTGAACGGCCACTTGATGTTGGCAACCGCGGCTTTGCGGCCGATCGTCGCCATGTCACCTTTATCGAAATAACGGAACGGCGCGTTGATGCCGCTGCCGTCGCTGCCGAAATCAGCTGCGACCAAGCGGGCTATGCGCTTCGCCGCATAAGCGCCCATCTGCATTGCGGGCTGCGCCACGCCGGGAACCTGTTTGCCGTCCTGCTCGACGTGCGCCAGGTCGCCGCAGATGAAGATCTCGGGATGGCCTGGAGGATTGAGGTGTTGATCGACGAGCACACAGCCTCTGCGATCGGTCGGGAAGCCAAGCAGCTTGCCGAGTGGTGAGGCTTGCACGCCGGCGGCCCACAGGGTGACGACAGCGTCAATGCGCTCGTCGCCGACCATGACATAGCCGGGCTGCACATCGCTGACGTGCGCGTTGGTACGGACCTTGATGCCCAGCTTTGTGAGCTGTTCGAGAGCGCTCGCCTGCAAGTCCTCCGGGTATGCAGCGAGGACGTGCGGGGAGCCTTCGAGAATGAGGACCTGCGCCATCTTTGGATCGATGTGACGAAAATCTTTCGTCATGTAAAGCTTTGCGATATCACTGATCGCGCCCGCAAGCTCAACGCCTGTCGGCCCGCCTCCGATAATGACGAAATTCAGCGGTGGGTGGCTTCCCAACTCCTGCATCTGGCGTTCGGCAAGCTCGAATGCGAGGAGGACGCGACGACGAATCTCGGTGGCATCTTCGACGGTTTTGAGACCCGGAGCAAGCTTGGCCCAGTCGTCGCGGCCAAAGTAGGAGTGCGTGGATCCGGTGGCGACGATGAGATAGTCGTACTCAAGCTCCGCCCCGGTTTTGAACTTCACACGCTGCTCTGTGAGGTCGAAGCCGATGGCTTCGTCCATGAGAACTTCGATGTTCTGGTAATTGCGGAGAATGGAGCGGATGGGCTGCGCTATCTCTCCGGGAGAAAGAACGGCGAGGGCAACCTGGTAGAGAAGCGGCTGGAATGTATGGTGGTTTCTGCGATCGACCAGCGTGACATCGACGGGAAGATTGCCGAGACGCATCGCTGCGTTGATGCCGCCGAAGCCTCCTCCTAAAATTACTACTCGTTTGCGCACACCTACTCTGCCTGGCGTCTCCGCTTGTCCCATGTATTCGCTCTCCCGAACCACTCTTAACTTTTACTCTATTGTGATGCCCAGGACGGGCCGACGGGTTCTTTTCGCTTTGCTGATGCGGCTTTGCACTAGGGATGCTTTTGGATGGAGAGCGAGACGAATCCCTGTGATCCGGCGGACGCTGCGATGTTTGTGATCTCAGCGGTCCCAGTGGACTGCATGGGGGTGATCGTCACGAGGCCGTTGGCGTCGGACTGAACCGTTGAGGCGGACGAGGAGTTCACAGGAGTCGTTGGGCAGCGGCCATGCGCGGGACACGCTTGCTGCCACGCGTTGATCGTCTGGTGAATTTGAACGGATGCTCCCGCTACGGGATTTGACGCGCCGTCAGTGACTTCGAGAACGATGGGCACAAGGGTTTCGCTGGCGGGCACAGACTGACCTGCTCCACTGATGAGAACCAATCGAAAGCTAGCGGGATCGACAGCCTGCGCAGTGAATGTTCCACAAACTGTCGCCCAGGCGCAGGCCGTGATCGAGGCCTGTGCACCCGCGGCGAGCGGCCCTGCTGTCGCCATCGCCTGGGCGGTTCCCAAAGAGTTCGCAAGAGACTGAGGAGGCGAGACGCTGATGGGCCCGCTTGCCGGAAGCCAGTTGACGGATACTCCTGCCACCGGCGCAAGGCTGTCATTAAGAGTTGCGGTCAAGGGCCATGTGGTAACGGCCTGCGCCGCAATGTACTCCAGTGGATTCACCGGCGTGAGCGTCCTGACGTCGGTCGCAGCGACGAAGGAAGCTGTAATGGTTCCCGGCGCGCCTGATGCGGATAATGTGATCGGCCCGGCAGTGAGCGGGGTAACCGTAGTGGAGGCAGTGCCTGAGGCGTCTGTGGATACGGTGCAGGTGCTTGCTCCACATGCCCCAAATGCAATACTGCCGATGCTTGCTGAGAAGGTGATCGATTCACCGGGGATTGGAGTCACACCGTCAGATGCCACGGCCCGGACTGAAAATGGCGTGGTCGCCGCTACGCCGGAGATAACGGTCCCCAATGGAGCGGAGACCAGGACCAGGCTGGGCTGTGGCGCCCCATACGTGAGCGCTTGCGACATGATGGTTGTGCCGCCGGTGACAAGATCGTTGACCGCAACATCGGCCACCAGCGCAGTGCCGCCGCCCAGCGCAGACAGTGGAGGTGCGGTTGCCGTAATCGTGTTCGCAGTCCAATTGGAGACGGTTGCGGCAACACAGTTGATTGTGACGGTGTTGCCGGGACGGAAGCCTGTACCTGTGATAGTGACTACGCCGCCAGCGGCGCCGACCTGCGCAGGGGAGATCGAATCAGCGTACAGGATACGGGCCTGGTAGTTGTAGTCAGGACGCCCATCGCCGCGCTCGTCCGCGATAGCCATGCGCAGCGGCGCCGCCTGCGTGGTTTGCGCGGTCAACGATGTGACGCCAATAGCAGGGCTGTTGAATGGCTCTGTTTGCGAGGCAAATGTGGGCAAGGTTCCAGTTGGATCAGAGACATTCCATAAACCAATTACCGGCATTGCCTTTTGAGAGGTTGCAAAGCCCTGCTCGTCCTGGGCGGCAACCTCGACGGTAAAGGTGCGATTCGCCTTAATGGAAAATGTGGACCATGAGGTGTGCCCATCCTGACAGATAAGCCCCGTCCACCAACCTGTAGCCCCTGATGGGACGGGAGCTGTTTCGATGCCATCGTTGCCAGGATTGCAGGTGCTGGCGGAGTTAGCTGTACTGATCCAGAAACCCGATTCGCGATAACTTGGCAAGACTTCGTCGATGGATGGCGCGTTTGAACCAGACGGTACGACGGTGTTGTCGGTATAGGGACCGACTGCATACTGACCTGTGTAGAGAGGGTTTATCGGTTCAGTCTCGATGATGACGTTTTGCCAGCCTCCGGGCAACATGGGAATGCGGGCAAGATCGTAGTAGCCCTCATAGTAGTTGTAGGTTGTGCCCATGCTGCCTTCGGCTGAATTATCGGTTCCAGTGACTGAAGTTGCATACCTCCTCTTATAAAGCGAACCAGAGACCGAAGATATGGTGTACCAGTCCTCTTCGGAAGAGGTCGCGGTAAACCATTCCCAGCGGCGCGCCAGCACGTTGACGCCCCGCATGCCCTGCCCTGTCGGGAACGTGACTAGACCATAGACCTGATTGGCATTCAATAACGTATCTGTTTTTCCGGGAGGAGCCTGACTCTGGCTAATGAAATAAAGTTCATCGAGCGCGGAGATATCGTCTGCCCGCAAGGTGAACGGTTGCGGCATGCATTGGTAGGTGTATGGCCCGCAGATGATGTCAATGGGATGCATAACCGGCCAGTTCATTGCCTGGTTATAGGTGGGCTGCGGGCTGTAGGTGAAGACGTTATCGTTGGTCTGTGACCATGCCAGTCCAAGGACTCGACCAAAGGCTCGCATGAGCTGGTATTGCATCTGCAGCTGCTGCTCAGGAGCGGGACCCGTGCATCTGCCGTTGAGCACGATGATGGCGTGTTGAATGTATCCGGTGGGCGAGATCAGATCCACGCTGTTCGTGACAGCGTTCTGGCGGCAGCTTGATGGATCACTGGCTCCGCTGCCGAGCAGCAGATCTGTTACTGAGCCGTCGTAGTCATAGATGATGGCGATTTGTTTGGACTGGTAATTTGTGCTTTGAACATCTGAAGGAAAGACCAGACCGGAAATAGAAGGATAAACGTTGGCGCCGCTGACATGCTCATCGAGCACCCCGCCCTGGCTTAGGACCAAGCTCGACGTAGATACGTTCCATACATTGGCTGCGGCGGCAACCAAGGCATCTGCGGCTGCGTGGTTCACATAGATGCTGAGATCGCCTGGATCGGTGAAATACTGCGGCTGGTTCGTGTACCAGACGATGGGCTGCCCTTCCGTTGTGAAGTACGGGTACCCTGTCGCCCAGCGTGGTCCACCTGCGAAGAGAGATGGGGCAATCACCAGCAAGGAGATTGCAAACATGATTACCGAGCGCACCGCACGTGGCTGAAGAGTATCAATGCGTAGCATCGCTCGCCTTCTGCCATGAGCGAATCATGCCAATCACTGACTGCACGGGCGCCTGCTGCGCAGAAGCAGATGCTGTGTTCGTTGTGAGATATTCGAGCGTAGACGTTACAGGCACGTTCGCACTCACTGCGCTCTCCGCATTTGCCCGCACCATTGGCCGCGGATCAAGAAAGGGTATGACCACACCGGAGCGATGATTGAAATGAGGGAGTTCGGCACGATAAGAGACTGGGTGCATGACGTGCGTACCAACCCAACGAAGATCGGCCATCGGATACTGGGCCGTGGTCGCTCCTGCCGTCAGTGGTGAGCTGCCACCGTGAATCGGCACTGCACCGTCCATCCCGCTGACGGGCGAGCTAAGGCCTGAGGGGCCAGGCGCGTGGAGGAACATCAGCAATTGCTCGCCTACGTGATAACGTCTAGCACCCCCTTCCCAGAGGCCCGCCCATTCGCGGAGTGCATATGGCATGCCAGCAGCGCAGCCGCGTACTGCCTGATCGACACGGAAATCGACTTCGACGAAGCCCGAGGCCCCGCTCTGTCCCTCATGTTGATGGATTGCGATGACTTGTCCGGCGAAGATTACATCAGCCTTATCGGCCATCTGGTGCAGCGCATCGTCGAGGGTTGCGGGCGGCGCGCTTGCGCCCGACGCAAGCTGTGCGTAACCGGTTGGAGGCGCGGACAACAGCGCCAAGACGGTCATAATGAATAGGCACCCAGATATCCCTTGAAACCGCACCAGACCTCTCCTCCGCTCTCTCCTGTACTTTCGTCACAGGACTAACGGAACAGCCTGAGTGCTTCAATTCGGGACAGCCAACCGGAACGTTACGCCGGGCCGCTAAATCTCGGGGTAGAAATCGAAGAACGCATCGAGACTCATACGTAACTGAGCCTCGATCTCATCACGACTGCCCTCTAAAACATGCATCGTGACGCGCGCGTCGTTGCCGTTTTTAAGCTGGATCGGGGCGTCGCCCACTGAGGCGATCTCGTCGGCGGGCAGCAGTCTCATGCCGTAGACCAGTGTCAGGTTTGCCATAGCCAATTCTTTCACCAAAACCGTCCCTGCATCCTTTTCGTTCGCAACGCATTTACACTAAGAGAGCCAATATGCACGAAAATACGACACGCGACACTGTCATCCTGGGTTCCGGCTGCTCCGGACTCACTGCTGCCATCTATACCGCCCGCGCGAACCTGAAGCCGCTTGTGCTGGAAGGCCACGAACCTGGCGGGCAGCTCTCCATTACGACCCTGGTTGAGAACTTTCCTGGTTGGCCCGAAGGCGTCCAAGGACCTGAGCTGATCGAGAACATGAAGAGGCAGGCCGTCCGCTTTGGCGCGGAGTTGCGCATGGCTCATCTTAGTTCTGTAGATCTATCGAAGCATCCGTTTGAGTTGAAGATTGGCAGCGACGTCATCAAGACGCATACGCTGATTATTGCGTCGGGAGCGAGCGCGCGCTGGCTCAACCTGCCATCGGAGCAAGCGTTGATTGGCCATGGTGTAAGCTCGTGCGCCACGTGCGATGGGTTCTTCTTCTCTGGCAAGGAGATAGCAGTCATTGGCGGCGGAGACAGCGCGATGGAAGAGGCACTATTTCTGACGCGCTTTGCGACCAAAGTTACGCTTATTAACCGTAGCGAGCGCTTCCGCGCATCGAAGATCATGCTTGAGCGCGCAATGGCCCATCCGCAGATCAAGTTCCTTTCCAACACGACGGTCGAAGAGGTGTTGGGCGTTGAGGAAAAGGACGTAAAGGGTTTGCGGCTCAAGAACCGAGCCAGTGGTGAAGAATCGATCCTGCCTGTCTCAGCGATGTTCCTTGGCATCGGGCACGAACCCAACGCGAAGGCGTTTACTGGCCTGCTGGATCTCGATCCCGATGGATATATTCTGACGAAAAGCAACGTTTTCACTACGTTGAACGAGGAGATCGTCCCGGGTGTCTTCGCGTGTGGCGACATTCAGGATCGCCGGTACCGCCAGGCTATCACCGCAGCAGGCTCAGGATGCATGGCGGCACTTGAGGTCGAAAAATATCTGGAAGAGCACGGGCGATAAAGCCGGAGAACAGCGAGATCTTAGAGTAATGGCTGGGTCGGCATGGCCTCGACTTCGTTTGCCCACCGTGTAACTACGAGATGAAAGGCCCTCAATCTCATCCGAAGCGGTGACTAATAGGGCTGCTGCGCCTTTAAAAGGAACCTTTATTACAAAAAATGTATCTAACTTAAACGTTATCCGACCAATTTCATGACGCGGATGGGTGGGAGGCATTTAATTCAGAGAGCTCAAGTTTGATATTTTTTCTACTCGCATTTGTATTGATGTCCACGCTAGCGGTGTATGCTCAGCAACCTGCGGCGCTTCCGGACGCTCCTGTACCCGATGTGCAAATTGCTGCGCTTGCCGACAATGGTCAGTCGTCCTCAAGTTGTAGCGATCAAAACGCTGACGGAGTAAAGCCAGCATCTGCGGTCAATCCCTCTAAGCAACAGCCCAAGCGTATTCTCGGCATCATGCCAAATTATCGCGCTGTCAGTGCGGGAGAAATTCCTCCGCCACCGACACCGAAAGAAGCCTTTGGTATCGCAACGAAGAACAGCTTCGATTACTCCTCCTACATCTTCGTCGGCATTACATCGCTGTTGGCAGAGGGAAATGACTCGCACCCTCAGCTTGGCAAAGGTGTTGCTGGTTTCGGCCGCTATTATTGGCGAGGCTTCGTGGACAAGACAGATGGCAACTACCTTGTCATCTTCGCGCTGCCGACTGTTTTCCACGAGGACGAGCGGTACTTCGCTAAAGGTGAGGGCAGTATCTGGAATCGTGCCTTCTACGCCTCCAGCCGCGTGTTCATTACCCGCACTTACAGCGGTAATGAACGTTTCAACAACTCGGAGATCTTCGGGCGTGGCATCGCTCAGGCCATCTCAACGACGTATTATCCGAGCAAGACTCGCACCGTCGGTCAGATCTCAGAGAAGTATGCCTATGCTCTCGGACGCGATGCTCTGACCAATACCTTCCGCGAATTCTGGCCAGATATCGCCACACACGTGCTACATCGCCACCCATAAAATCTGGCCAAACTCTCACAGCATCTCTTGATTCTAAAATCATGGAATATGTCTATTGCTGAGAATCTCGCGCGTCTGAACGATCAGATCGCTACCGTTTGCCGACGCTGCAACCGGCCACAGGCGGAGGTTGCATTGATGGCCGTGAGCAAGGTGCACCCGGTCGAGGCCATTCTGGAAGCTTACGCTGCTGGCCACCGGCTCTTTGGCGAAAACCGTGTGCAAGAGTTTCAACAGAAATCTGAGCACCTGAGCCAGCTTACTGACGCGCGGTTTCACTTGATTGGCCCACTGCAATCGAACAAAACGAATAAAGCGGCTGAGCTGTTTGATGCGATTGATGCGATCGATTCGCTGAAGATCGCTCAGCGTCTGAACGCCGCGGCGACTGCGCTCAGAAAGAAGTTGCCGGTGCTCGTCGAGATTAAGCTGAGCCATGAAGAGACGAAGCATGGACTCGCTCCGGTTGAGTTACCTGCGTTGCTTAACGCTATCGCGGAGATGCCCGCTCTTGAGGCTGTCGGATTGATGACGGTTCCGCCCTGGTCTGAGGATGCGGAGACTGCGCGGCCCTATTTCCGTGAGCTGCGCCGCTTGCGTGATGCTGCTCAAAAAGCGCACCCTGCGCTTGCGCAGTTGTCGATGGGGATGAGCAACGATTTCGCCGTCGCTATCGAAGAAGGCAGCACCTGCGTGCGCATTGGTACGGCTATCTTCGGCAAGCGCGTGTACTTCAAAGAAGAGTCAAGCGCATGAACTACGAACCTTCCAGCTTCGTGCAGAACGTAGAAGATGGATGCACGCTTGCTGTTCGTGTGCATCCTGGCGCGCGCAAGAATGATGTCGCTGGTCTTCATGCTGGAGCGGTGAAGATTTCGATTGCAGCTCCGCCTACCGATGGTCGCGCGAACGAAGCGCTGATTGCTTATCTCGCCGCGTTGCTCAAGGTGCCGCGTACGCGCATCTCGCTGGTGAGCGGCGCTTCCGGACGCAGCAAGGTGCTTCGTATTACAGGCAAGAGCGCGGCTGAGGTTCAGGCCGCGCTCTTGCCTATCGAATCGTGCTGAAGCTATCGGTTATTTGAACGTCGCTGTACCCTCCGGTCCCAGCGTGATTCCCTTCCCATCTTCCGCTGTGATCTTTACGTTCGTACCAGTCACGGTCGCATACGCAATCGTCATGCCCCGTTTTGCCTGAATATCGACGTTCTTGAGGACAATGTCTTTGACCGGCGATTCGGGCAGGCCAACGATCACACCGGCCCATGGGCTATTGATCGACTTCACGTTTTCGATGGTGATGTTGTGAAAGTGTGGCGTGAGCCTGCCGACGGGCGCGGGCGCAACATCACCCTGAGGCAGCACCTTCGGGTAGTACTCGCTGATAAGGATCGACGTGCGGACATTGTCCATCGTGATGTCCTTGAACGAGATGTTGCTGACATCGTTGCCGCGGTCGCGATTGGCCTTGATGCGGATGCCCTGGTCGGTGTCCTTAAAGTGGATGCGCTCGGCATGGATGTTCTGTGCTCCGCCTGCGATTTCGGAGCCAATGGAGAGGCCATGACCGTGCATGAAGTCGCAATCGGTGATGGTGATGTTTTTACTCGGTGCGTCCGGACCTGGCGAGTTGATGAGGCCACTCTTGATGGCGATGTTGTCGTCACCTACATCGGCGTAGACGTGGTCGATGACGATGTTCGAGGAGCTGAACGGGTCGATGGCGTCAGTGTTCGGCGAGTGCTGCGGCGCGAGCACGCGCACGTTGCGGATCACGACGTCGTCGGTGTAATAGGGAACAATCTGCCAGCTTGGTGAGTTCTGGACGGTGATGTTCTCCAGCCGGATGTGCTTGCAGTGGTCGAAGACGACCAGGCGGGGACGGAAGACGACCTTGCCTACGATGCCTGCTCCGCGCTCGGAGCGCGCCATCTCCCACCAGCTTGCACCGTTGCCGTCGATGGTGCCGCCGCCGGTGATTGTGATGTTCTCGGCATCGGTGGCGCTGACCAGCGATTGCGTACCCGGTGCCCGGAACTCTGTCTTCGCGGGATAGTCGGCATGATCTGACGAGCCGAAGAGCGTCGCGCCCTTGTCGATGTCGAGTGTGATGTTGCTCTTGAGAACAATGGGCGCGGAGACAAATGTTCCACCCGAGAGTTCCACCGTACCGCCGCCTGCTTTGGCGCAGTCGTCGATAGCTGCCTGAATAGCGTGCGTGTCTTTGGTTGTACCGTCAGCCTTTGCCCCATAGGTCTGCACGTTGCAGACCTTGCCCGCCGCCAACGCCGGCAGCGACATTGCCGCAACGGCTGCCGCCGCGACTAACCGGATAGAAAATCTGCCCATACTGTCTCCCTGTGGCGCGAAATGCGCTCAAGGAGCATCATACCCGGAATTGGTCATACCACATAGCTATTCGCGGACGACTGCCTTGACCAGATTACGGGGGCTGTCCACGTCGACGCCGCGGCCGATAGCCATGAAATAAGCCAAAAGCTGCAAGGGCACAACTTCGTAGAGTGGTGAGATGTATTCGACTGCCTGAGGTACATGGATGGTGTGCTGAACCAGCTGCGCGATACGGTTGTCGCCTTCACTGACAATCGCGACGACCTCTGCGCCTTGCTGCTTCATATCGCTCAACAGGTTTGCCGTCTTCTCATAGCGAAGCAGCGAATCGGGAGCGTGTGGGTCGCGCGTCGCCAAGGCGATCAGCGGGGTCTGAGGATTAACCAGTGCGTTGGGGCCGTGCTTCAACTCACCCGTCGGATAGCCTTCGGCCTGGATGTAGGCCGACTCTTTCAGCTTGAGAGCGCCTTCGCGGGCGATGGCGTAGTGGACGCCACGTCCGAGGAAGAGGAATGACTCGGCGTTGTGAAGATGCGGCGCGAGAGCGGCGATTTGCGACTCCCACTCGGGCAGCATCCGAGCCATCTCGGCGGGTACTTCAAGCAGGTTGTGGAGATGCGATTCAACCACAGCGCGGGTCATGCGGCCGCGAATCCGAGCTGCGTAAAGCGACAGCAGCGAGAGCACGACAAGCTGGGTGGTAAAGCTCTTCGTGGCTGGAATGGCGCGCTCGATGCCAGCCATGGTAGGCAGCGAGCAGGTTGCTAGCTTTGCCATCGTGGAATCGCGCTTGTTGGTGATGGCAATGGTGGAGGTGCCTCGCGCGGTCGCTTCACGCAAAGCCTCGGAGGTGTCCGCCGTCTCGCCGGACTGCGAGATCACCATGAAGCATGGGTTCTTGAGCGTCTGGGTGGAGCGGTAGATGTACTCACTGGCGTATTCGACGTCGACGGGGATTCCGGCCAGGTCTTCGAAGAGGATCTCGGCCATCAGGCCGGCGTGGCGGCTGGAGCCGCTGGCGGAGATGAGCAGGCTTTCTCGGCCAGCCAGCGCCTGGCGAGCATCGAGGAAGGTATCCTCACGGAGGCTCGAGCCTTCGGTGTATGCGGCAAGGGTGTCGGCGATGGCGGTGGGCTGCTCGAATATCTCACGCAGCATGGCGTGAGGAAAGGTTCTGCTGGCAGGAATCATTACCTGTGTATACCTCGGGGGATATGTCTAGTTATAAATGAGAATCGCCCGCAGGTGCGGGCACATCAGCAGTGGAACGGCTCGCAAACGATGGCGCTTTCTTCCGACAACCCGAAAGAGTTGCAACGTGGTCTTTCCACTGGCTCGGCGCTGGGGTTGAACGTCATCGACATGGTAGGCGTGGGCCCGTTCGTGACGCTACCGCTGATCGTCGGAGTGATGGGCGGGCCACAGGCAATGCTTGGATGGCTGATGGGTGCGGCGCTGTCGCTTTGTGACGGGCTTGTGTGGAGTGAGTTGGGCACCGCGTATCCTGAGGCCGGCGGCTCTTACGCTTACCTGAAGCACTTATATGGCGAGCGCGGACTGGGGCGCGTCTTCGCGTTTCTGTATGCGTGGCAGGTGCTGTTCAGTGCGCCGCTGTCGATTGCTTCGGGCTGCATTGGTTTCTCGCAGTACCTTTCGTTCTTTGTGCCGAAGGCGGTCCAACCATTTGCATCCGCAAAAATCCTGGGCGTGCCCGTCGTTCTGAGCGGGCAGACGCTGATGGCAATGGGTGTCTGCGTGATCGCACTGCTGCTTCTGAATCGGAGCATCGGATTTATTGGGCGCGTAGCGAGGTGGTTGGGGCTCGCAGTTGGGCTGACACTCATTTTTCTCATTTTTGCTGGCTTTACTCACTTCAATCCGCACATGGCCTTCGACTTCCCTGCCGGCGCGTTCCACCTGGGCGGTGCGTTCTTTGCCGGGCTGGGCGCGGGAATGCTGATTTCGGCTTACGACTACTGGGGTTACTACAACGTGTGCTTTCTGGGCGCAGAGGTGCGCGATCCCGGGCGGACGATTCCGCGTGCGGTACTGGGCGCAATCGCCATCGTCGGCACGCTGTATCTGCTGATGAACATCAGCGTGCTGGGTGTCTTGCCATGGCAAGAGATGGCTGGTGAGTCGAGCGGAGCGCGGATGTTCACCATGGCTGTCTTCATGGAGCGCATCTATGGACACCGGGCCGCTGGCGTTGTGGTCGTGTTGATTGCGCTGGCAGCGATGGCGTCGGTCTTTGCGCTCCTGATGGGATACTCGCGTATTCCGTTTGCTGCAGCGCGGGACGGCAACTTCCCTGCATGGTTTGGTGTGCTGCATCCGAAACACCGCATTCCGCAACGCGCTTTGCTGACGTTGGGTGCGGTCACGCTCGTGTGCTGCGTCTTCCGGTTGCAGGAGGT
This is a stretch of genomic DNA from Edaphobacter acidisoli. It encodes these proteins:
- a CDS encoding MBL fold metallo-hydrolase, whose product is MRQLARLARESHARPMTGTPQPAVLVGPDELGVTFIGHSSFMVQIGGRRVLIDPVFANHLILLRRQRRAGLRIDELPPIDIVLLTHAHMDHLNITSLRRIIRSTRRQTGQTPEVVVPEGVEDLVAGLGFRKVRRLAWWHMAEVQGLEITMTPCKHWGARMFRDTYRGYGGYVIRFGKQSVYHSGDTAYFTGFREIGERLTPRVALMPIGAYFPDSYRVVHTSPEDALRGFVEMDAERMVPMHFGTFQLGREPMDEPVKRLLEEAKRLGISQKIKVLEEGETMRVFPH
- a CDS encoding NAD(P)/FAD-dependent oxidoreductase; protein product: MGQAETPGRVGVRKRVVILGGGFGGINAAMRLGNLPVDVTLVDRRNHHTFQPLLYQVALAVLSPGEIAQPIRSILRNYQNIEVLMDEAIGFDLTEQRVKFKTGAELEYDYLIVATGSTHSYFGRDDWAKLAPGLKTVEDATEIRRRVLLAFELAERQMQELGSHPPLNFVIIGGGPTGVELAGAISDIAKLYMTKDFRHIDPKMAQVLILEGSPHVLAAYPEDLQASALEQLTKLGIKVRTNAHVSDVQPGYVMVGDERIDAVVTLWAAGVQASPLGKLLGFPTDRRGCVLVDQHLNPPGHPEIFICGDLAHVEQDGKQVPGVAQPAMQMGAYAAKRIARLVAADFGSDGSGINAPFRYFDKGDMATIGRKAAVANIKWPFKGRWSGFPAWFVWLVVHVFFLIGFRNRLAVFSQWAWTYVTFNDGVRLITGSQDLPGWSDQPGAKPLDLGSPNA
- a CDS encoding IPT/TIG domain-containing protein — encoded protein: MLRIDTLQPRAVRSVIMFAISLLVIAPSLFAGGPRWATGYPYFTTEGQPIVWYTNQPQYFTDPGDLSIYVNHAAADALVAAAANVWNVSTSSLVLSQGGVLDEHVSGANVYPSISGLVFPSDVQSTNYQSKQIAIIYDYDGSVTDLLLGSGASDPSSCRQNAVTNSVDLISPTGYIQHAIIVLNGRCTGPAPEQQLQMQYQLMRAFGRVLGLAWSQTNDNVFTYSPQPTYNQAMNWPVMHPIDIICGPYTYQCMPQPFTLRADDISALDELYFISQSQAPPGKTDTLLNANQVYGLVTFPTGQGMRGVNVLARRWEWFTATSSEEDWYTISSVSGSLYKRRYATSVTGTDNSAEGSMGTTYNYYEGYYDLARIPMLPGGWQNVIIETEPINPLYTGQYAVGPYTDNTVVPSGSNAPSIDEVLPSYRESGFWISTANSASTCNPGNDGIETAPVPSGATGWWTGLICQDGHTSWSTFSIKANRTFTVEVAAQDEQGFATSQKAMPVIGLWNVSDPTGTLPTFASQTEPFNSPAIGVTSLTAQTTQAAPLRMAIADERGDGRPDYNYQARILYADSISPAQVGAAGGVVTITGTGFRPGNTVTINCVAATVSNWTANTITATAPPLSALGGGTALVADVAVNDLVTGGTTIMSQALTYGAPQPSLVLVSAPLGTVISGVAATTPFSVRAVASDGVTPIPGESITFSASIGSIAFGACGASTCTVSTDASGTASTTVTPLTAGPITLSASGAPGTITASFVAATDVRTLTPVNPLEYIAAQAVTTWPLTATLNDSLAPVAGVSVNWLPASGPISVSPPQSLANSLGTAQAMATAGPLAAGAQASITACAWATVCGTFTAQAVDPASFRLVLISGAGQSVPASETLVPIVLEVTDGASNPVAGASVQIHQTINAWQQACPAHGRCPTTPVNSSSASTVQSDANGLVTITPMQSTGTAEITNIAASAGSQGFVSLSIQKHP
- a CDS encoding allantoinase — translated: MANLTLVYGMRLLPADEIASVGDAPIQLKNGNDARVTMHVLEGSRDEIEAQLRMSLDAFFDFYPEI
- the trxB gene encoding thioredoxin-disulfide reductase; this encodes MHENTTRDTVILGSGCSGLTAAIYTARANLKPLVLEGHEPGGQLSITTLVENFPGWPEGVQGPELIENMKRQAVRFGAELRMAHLSSVDLSKHPFELKIGSDVIKTHTLIIASGASARWLNLPSEQALIGHGVSSCATCDGFFFSGKEIAVIGGGDSAMEEALFLTRFATKVTLINRSERFRASKIMLERAMAHPQIKFLSNTTVEEVLGVEEKDVKGLRLKNRASGEESILPVSAMFLGIGHEPNAKAFTGLLDLDPDGYILTKSNVFTTLNEEIVPGVFACGDIQDRRYRQAITAAGSGCMAALEVEKYLEEHGR
- a CDS encoding YggS family pyridoxal phosphate-dependent enzyme, with the protein product MSIAENLARLNDQIATVCRRCNRPQAEVALMAVSKVHPVEAILEAYAAGHRLFGENRVQEFQQKSEHLSQLTDARFHLIGPLQSNKTNKAAELFDAIDAIDSLKIAQRLNAAATALRKKLPVLVEIKLSHEETKHGLAPVELPALLNAIAEMPALEAVGLMTVPPWSEDAETARPYFRELRRLRDAAQKAHPALAQLSMGMSNDFAVAIEEGSTCVRIGTAIFGKRVYFKEESSA
- a CDS encoding DUF167 domain-containing protein, coding for MNYEPSSFVQNVEDGCTLAVRVHPGARKNDVAGLHAGAVKISIAAPPTDGRANEALIAYLAALLKVPRTRISLVSGASGRSKVLRITGKSAAEVQAALLPIESC